Proteins from a single region of Dictyostelium discoideum AX4 chromosome 5 chromosome, whole genome shotgun sequence:
- the etfa gene encoding electron transfer flavoprotein alpha subunit → MIGRLNLITKSNLFKNVNNLNNKNYYSTCLVIAEHDNNQLLNSTLNTITAASKLGVTNISVLVAGSKCGPVADSVSKVSGVTNVVCVDHPTLEHSLAETITPIIVKLQSSSSKEGDEITHIFTPASNFGKNFLPRVAALLNVSQISEITKVKDAETFQRPIYAGNAIATVKSTDKCKVGTVRTTAFDKAPTSGGSAKVVSANDWAVPLIEKAISETNIKWESSEVKKSERPELTSARVVVSGGRGMKNGENFKMLEELADTLGGAVGASRAAVDSGFVSNDLQVGQTGKIVAPELYIAVGISGAIQHLAGMKDSKVIVAINKDPEAPIFQVADVGLVGDLFNEVPKLTESIKKSK, encoded by the exons ATGATTGGaagattaaatttaattaccaaatcaaatttatttaaaaat gttaataatttaaataataaaaattattattcaacTTGTTTAGTTATAGCAGAACatgataataatcaattattaaattcaacattGAATACAATTACAGCAGCATCAAAATTAGGAGTCACAAATATATCAGTATTAGTAGCAGGTTCAAAATGTGGACCAGTTGCAGACTCAGTATCAAAAGTTAGTGGTGTAACCAACGTAGTTTGCGTTGACCATCCAACATTAGAACACTCATTAGCAGAGACAATCACCCCAATCATTGTTAAATTacaatcatcatcgtcaAAAGAGGGTGACGAAATTACACACATCTTCACACCAGCATCCAATTTTGGTAAAAACTTCTTACCAAGAGTCGCAGCATTATTAAACGTTTCACAAATTAGCGAGATTACAAAAGTAAAAGACGCTGAAACTTTCCAAAGACCAATCTACGCTGGCAATGCAATCGCCACCGTTAAATCAACTGATAAATGTAAAGTTGGTACTGTTCGTACAACAGCTTTCGATAAAGCCCCAACAAGCGGTGGTTCGGCAAAGGTCGTCTCTGCCAACGATTGGGCTGTACCATTAATTGAGAAAGCAATCTCTGAAACAAACATTAAATGGGAATCTTCTGAAGTTAAAAAATCTGAACGTCCAGAATTAACAAGTGCTCGTGTTGTAGTATCTGGTGGTAGAGGTATGAAAAATGGTGAAAACTTTAAAATGTTAGAAGAATTAGCTGATACTTTAGGTGGTGCAG TTGGTGCATCAAGAGCAGCTGTTGATTCAGGTTTtgtttcaaatgatttacaaGTTGGTCAAACTGGTAAGATTGTAGCACCAGAATTATATATTGCTGTTGGTATTAGTGGTGCTATTCAACATTTAGCTGGTATGAAAGATAGTAAAGTAATTGTTGCTATCAATAAAGATCCAGAAGCACCAATCTTTCAAGTTGCTGATGTTGGTTTAGTTGGTGATTTATTCAATGAAGTTCCAAAATTAAccgaatcaattaaaaaatcaaaataa
- the gtf2b gene encoding transcription initiation factor IIB, with protein MLSAAPKPTPQNKKQSFYNKLWCMVCRIQDPDIIEDYAKGDLICRGCGVVVGDRIVDEHSEWRTFSNSESTGADPNRVGGPINPLLRDSALSTTVGKGSKDSGTLTRLQNKSALGTGDRNLLAAFKEIGRMADHMNLPQTVQDRANELFRFMDDKKSTKGRSVDGMVAAALYIACRQEHLSRTFKEIAALTNVPKKEISRCYKIMKETFASVLNLQTISSEDFTSRFCSTLKLPNDVKKGAEHVSKMAMDMGIVAGKSPISVTAASIYMVSQLSPEKRTQKQIADVSGVSEVTIRNAYKDLYAKRDQLIPSDSPYFSQVQYLPTN; from the coding sequence atgttaTCAGCTGCTCCTAAACCAACtccacaaaataaaaaacaatcattttataataaattatggTGTATGGTTTGTAGAATTCAAGATCCAGATATTATTGAAGATTATGCAAAAGGAGATTTAATTTGTAGAGGatgtggtgttgttgttggtgatcGTATTGTAGATGAACATTCCGAATGGAGAACCTTTTCCAATAGTGAAAGTACAGGAGCCGATCCAAATCGTGTTGGTGGTCCAATTAATCCTTTACTTCGTGATTCAGCATTGTCTACAACAGTTGGTAAGGGTTCAAAAGATTCAGGTACATTAACTCGTCTTCAAAATAAGAGTGCTTTGGGTACTGGTGATCGTAATTTGTTAGCAGCTTTCAAAGAGATTGGTCGTATGGCCGATCATATGAACCTTCCACAAACAGTTCAAGATCGTGCCAATGAATTGTTTAGATTTATGGATGATAAGAAATCCACCAAAGGTAGATCTGTCGATGGTATGGTCGCCGCCGCTTTATATATAGCCTGTCGTCAAGAGCATCTCTCACGTACCTTTAAGGAGATTGCTGCGTTGACCAATGTTCCAAAGAAAGAGATTAGCAGATGTTATAAAATTATGAAAGAAACCTTTGCTAGTGTATTGAATCTTCAAACCATCTCCTCTGAAGATTTCACAAGTCGTTTCTGTTCAACTCTCAAATTACCAAATGACGTAAAGAAAGGCGCTGAACACGTCAGTAAAATGGCCATGGATATGGGTATTGTTGCAGGTAAATCACCAATCTCTGTAACTGCTGCCTCAATCTATATGGTCTCTCAATTATCACCCGAGAAGAGAACTCAAAAACAAATCGCTGATGTTAGTGGTGTATCTGAGGTAACCATTAGAAATGCTTACAAAGATCTTTACGCTAAAAGAGATCAATTAATTCCTTCCGACTCTCCTTATTTCAGTCAAGTTCAATATTTaccaacaaattaa
- a CDS encoding RING zinc finger-containing protein (meprin and TRAF homology (MATH) domain-containing protein): MSIYSKFTINDVLLNKESLQKKNKYTCPICFELIYKKSIYQCSSGHYACQECWEKSLEIKQECMICRCKVKSFKNLSRCLVIEQNFSKKECNCIYSFHLDYFIDGANQENEDEENEDEENEDDEDENEDEENGEDDEDKDEDEENENENEENKDEENEKRKLIKDEENGCKEIINVDQLDRHIQNCKFKFVKCSHIGCDRVLRLNSLKEHENQCGFKLVKCEYCACDGIIQVQLENHYDECPKFVIGCPQGCLNFFERDQIKSHIENDCNNSTIQCKYYEYGCKVEMKRSELQRHLENVNHQLFMGKLIDKLSSTLDQSMKIQELLLKEIEKSKITCSELQRKNDELSSLITEIDDNYFNKNDFINSWKLTSQGYTNKWIISNYSNLVENTPHPEYIYSPSFDIVSREFVISIYPNGSLTGKDHLSLFLHNNNEDPNKLEFTLELVNLLDKSKSITRKGLEVFEEIERKGWSKFLASKLINKKNGWLSDDDKLTINIYVKILYDDIEPLES; encoded by the exons ATGTCAatatattcaaaatttacaatcaatgatgttttattaaataaagaatcattacaaaagaaaaataaatatacatgtccaatttgttttgaattaatttataaaaaatcaatttatcaATGTAGTTCTGGTCATTATGCATGCCAAGAATGTTGGGAGAAATCATTAGAAATTAAACAAGAATGTATGATTTGTAGATGTAAagtaaaatcatttaaaaatttatcaagATGTTTAGTAATTGAACaaaatttttctaaaaaagaATGTAATTGTATTTATTCATTCCACTTggattattttattgatgGTGCCAATcaagaaaatgaagatgaagaaaatgaagatgaagaaaatgaagatgatgaagatgaaaatgaagatgaagaaaatggagaagatgatgaagataaagatgaggatgaagaaaatgaaaatgaaaatgaagaaaataaagacgaagaaaatgaaaaaagaaaattaattaaagatgaaGAGAATGGTtgtaaagaaataataaatgtagATCAATTAGATAGACATATacaaaattgtaaatttaaatttgtaaaatgtTCACATATCGGATGTGATAGAGTTTTAAGattaaattcattgaaaGAACATGAAAATCAATGTGGTTTCAAATTAGTTAAATGTGAATATTGTGCTTGTGATGGTATCATTCAAGTGCAATTAGAAAATCATTATGATGAGTGCCCAAAATTTGTAATAGGTTGTCCACAAGgttgtttaaatttttttgaaagagATCAAATAAAATCACATATTGAGAATGATTGTAATAATTCTACAATACAATGTAAATATTATGAATATGGTTGCAAAGTTGAAATGAAGAGATCAGAGTTACAGCGTCATTTAGAGAATGtaaatcatcaattatttatgggcaaattaattgataaactaTCATCAACATTAGATCAATCAATGAAAATTCAAGAATTACTTCtcaaagaaattgaaaaatcaaagatTACTTGTAGTGAACTTCAAAGAAAGAATGATGAActttcatcattaattacTGAAATCgatgataattattttaataaaaatgattttattaattcatgGAAATTAACTTCTCAAGGATATACGAATAAATGGATCATTTCAAACTATTCAAATCTTGTTGAGAATACCCCGCACCCTGAATACATATATTCTCCATCATTCGATATTGTGTCTCGTGAATTTGTAATATCTATCTATCCAAATGGCAGTCTAACTGGAAAAGATCACCtctctttatttttacataatAATAACGAAGACCCTAACAAATTAGAATTCACTCTTGAATTGGTTAATCTTTTGGATAAATCAAAATCCATTACAAGAAAAGGTCTAGAag tttttgaaGAAATTGAGAGAAAAGGTTGGTCTAAATTTTTAgcttcaaaattaattaataaaaagaatggtTGGTtaagtgatgatgataaattaacaataaaCATTTatgttaaaatattatatgatGATATTGAACCACTTGAATCatga
- a CDS encoding hypothetical protein (P11467 DG17 protein), with product MSINSKFTINNVLLNQESLQKKNKYSCPICFEYFYKKSVYQCRSGHYACRECWEKSLETKQECMICRSEVNSFKDLSRYEENGCREIINVDQLDIHIENCIFKFEKCSHDGCDIVLRLNSLEEHENKCDYKLVKCEYCACDDIIQMELENHHDIYPKFPIDCPQGCSIMVERDQIKSFRV from the exons ATgtcaataaattcaaaatttacaatcaataatgttttattaaatcaagaatcattacaaaagaaaaataaatattcatgtccaatttgttttgaatatttttataaaaaatcagTTTATCAATGTAGATCTGGTCATTATGCATGTAGAGAATGTTGGGAGAAATCATTAGAAACAAAACAAGAATGTATGATTTGTAGATCGGAAGTGAAttcatttaaagatttatcaaGAT ATGAAGAGAATGGTTGTagagaaataataaatgtagATCAATTAGATATACATATAGAAAAttgtatatttaaatttgaaaaatgttCACATGATGGATGTGATATAGTTTTAAGATTAAATTCATTAGAAGAACATGAAAATAAATGTGATTACAAATTAGTTAAATGTGAGTATTGTGCTTGTGATGATATCATTCAAATGGAATTAGAGAATCATCATGATATATACCCAAAATTTCCAATTGACTGTCCACAAGGTTGTTCAATTATGGTTGAAAGAgatcaaataaaatcattcaGAGTATGA